One region of Bubalus kerabau isolate K-KA32 ecotype Philippines breed swamp buffalo chromosome 6, PCC_UOA_SB_1v2, whole genome shotgun sequence genomic DNA includes:
- the LOC129655975 gene encoding olfactory receptor 10K1-like produces the protein MEWANETLVTEFVFLGFSSLGGLQQLLFAVFLLVYLFMLGTNAIIVSTIVLDRALHTPMYFFLGVLSCSETCYTFVIVPKMLVDLLAQKKFISFLGCAIQMFSFLFLGCSHSFLLAAMGYDRYVAICDPLRYTVLMGHGVCVGLVAAACACGFTVTQIITSLVFHLPFHSSNQLHHFFCDIFPVLKLASHYSYLSQLVVFVLGVFVLIIPLLLILVSYIRIISAILKIPSSVGRYKTFSTCASHLIVITVHYGCASFIYLRPKSNYSSSQDTLISVSYTILTPLFNPMIYSLRNKEFKSALQRTMTQTSCLIN, from the coding sequence ATGGAGTGGGCCAATGAGACCTTAGTGACAGAGTTTGTCTTCCTCGGCTTCTCATCTCTGGGTGGGCTGCAGCAGCTGCTATTTGCTGTTTTCCTGCTTGTGTACTTGTTCATGCTGGGCACCAACGCCATCATTGTTTCTACCATTGTGCTGGACAGagccctccacacccccatgtacttcttccttggTGTCCTCTCCTGCTCTGAGACTTGTTACACCTTCGTCATTGTACCCAAGATGCTGGTTGACCTGCTGGCCCAGAAGAAGTTCATCTCCTTCCTGGGCTGTGCCATCCAgatgttttccttcctctttctagGTTGCTCTCACTCCTTTCTGCTGGCAGCCATGGGTTATGATCGCTACGTGGCCATCTGTGACCCTCTGCGCTACACAGTGCTCATGGGACATGGGGTGTGTGTGGGACTAGTGGCTGCTGCCTGTGCCTGTGGCTTTACTGTCACACAGATCATCACATCCTTGGTATTTCACCTGCCCTTTCACTCCTCCAACCAACTACaccacttcttctgtgacatCTTTCCTGTCCTCAAGCTGGCATCTCATTACTCTTACCTCAGTCAGTTGGTCGTATTTGTGCTTGGTGTGTTTGTCTTGATTATTCCCCTGTTACTTATCCTGGTCTCCTACATCCGCATCATCTCTGCTATTCTAaaaatcccatcctctgttggAAGATACAAAACCTTCTCTACATGTGCCTCTCATCTCATTGTGATAACTGTTCATTATGGTTGTGCTTCTTTCATTTACTTAAGGCCCAAATCCAATTACTCTTCAAGTCAAGACACCCTAATATCTGTGTCTTATACCATCCTCACACCATTGTTCAATCCAATGATTTACAGCCTGAGAAATAAGGAATTCAAATCAGCTCTTCAAAGAACAATGACCCAAACTTCATGTCTTATTAATTAA